ATTCATATATCTAGTGATTCGTCTAATTGCACCACCTTTACCTGAAGCATCTCTACCCTCAAATAAAATAATCATTCTTTTATTCTCTTCTTCAAGATAGTTTTGAAGTTTAATTAACTCAATTTGATATTTTTTTAACTCTTCAAGGTCATAAATTTTTTGAATCCCATCTCTTAATGTCTCAGGGTCTAAATCTTTAAAATCACCTAAAATTGTTTTTAAATTTTTATTTTCTTCAAATAACTCTTGATATTTTTTATCAAAATTTTTATCATTGATATTTGTTTTTGTTGGAACTTCTTCTTTATCAACAACTATTGAGTCTTTAAACTTCTGCATTAAAGTAAGTGCAGCTTTTTTAGTAAGATTATCTTTTTTTGTATAACCAAGTACTTTCACATATCTTTTTTTATCATATTGAAATCTTGCTATGTATTTTTTTCCAAAAGTTGGATGTGCAGCTTTTGAGATATATAAGCCACTAAATTCTGTTTTTTCAAAATCACTTAAATTCATTCTAACTATGCCTTTGCAAACTTATTTTTTTGTTCCATATGTTCTAGCTCTTTTGTACCAGAAACTAATATTTCACTATCCATTATAATTTCATGCGAATCAATCTTATTTGGGTAATCAACCATTGATAAAATATGTTTTATACAGTTAATTCTTGCTCTTTTTTTATTATCACTTCTAATAATTGTCCATGGAGCATGGTCTGTATTAGAAGACATAAGCATTGAAAATTTTGCTACTGTATATTTATCCCAAAGCTTTTGAGACTCTTTATCTACAGGAGATAATTTATACTGTTTTAATGGGTCAATTTCTCTTTTTTTGAACCTTCTAGCTTGTTCTTTTTTTGATACAGAGAAATAAAATTTAAGAAGAATAATTCCAGATTTTACAAGCATTTGTTCAAACTCAGGAACTTCTCTTAAAAATTCATGATGCTCTTCAGGAGTACAAAAACTCATAACTGGCTCAACACCAGCTCTATTATACCAAGACCTATCGAATAAAACTATCTCTCCAGCACTTGGCAAATGTTTTGTATATCTTTGGAAATACCATTGAGTTTTTTCAACATCACTTGGTTTTTCTAAGGCTACAACTCTAGCACCCCTAGGATTTAAATGCTCAGTGATTCTTTTAATTGTACCACCTTTTCCAGCAGCATCTCTACCTTCAAAAAGCATAAGAACTTTAAGGCCTTGATCTTTTACATGGTTTTGAAACTTTAGTAATTCAATTTGAAGTTTTGTTAACTCCTTTTGATATTCTAAAGTCTCTTTTTTAACCCAAATTTGAACTTTTTTGCCTCTAGTTCTTAACTCTTCTCTTTTTCTTGAAAAGTTATTAGGTTTATGTTTCTCACTTCTATGAGTGTCAATCTCTTCTTCATCTTTGAATTCTTCATTAATAATTTTTCTATCTTGACCCATAAACTTTTCCAATCTATTATTTTATAATCTTGATTTGTAGGCATTATATCCAAAATTATTTACAATTTGGTAACAATCCTTATTATCCTTTATTATAATAGATGGTAACTTAATTCCATTGAAAGTAGTTGTTTTAACCATAGTATAATGAATCATATCTTCTAAAATAATTTTATCCCCTACTTTTAAAGGCTCATCAAAAGAGTAATCTCCGATAATATCACCTGCTAAGCAAGTGTTTCCACCTAGTCGATATGTATACTTTTTTTCATTTGCTAAACCAGAATTTCTAATCTCTGCACGATATGGCATTGCTAAAGTATCTGGCATATGAGCCTCTGCTGAAGTATCTAAAATGGCTATTTGCATTCCATTTTCAACAATATCTAAAACAGTTGCCATAAGGTAACCTGTCTGCCAACCTACTGCTTCTCCTGGCTCTAAATAAACTTCTAAATGAGGATATCTTAACTTAAACTCTTTTAATAGTTTAATTAATCCTTCCACATCATAATCAGCTCTTGTAATATGATGTCCACCACCAAAGTTTACCCATTTCATCCCTACTAAATATTCCCCAAAGTTTTTCTCAAAGTTTGCTAAAGCACCCTCTAGGGCATCTACATTTTGCTCACAAAGTGCATGAAAATGTAAACCTTCTATAAGCTCTAGTTTATCTGCTTGAAAATTTTTCTTTGTAATACCTAATCTTGAAAAAGCACCACAAGGGTTATATAAATCTACCTCAACAGATGAATATTCAGGATTTACTCTAAGTCCAATAGAAGTTTTTCCATATGCTTTTTTACCATATCTTTCAAGTTGAGAAAATGAGTTAAATACTAAGTGATTTGAAATATCTATAATCTCATCTATCTCTTCATCTTTAAAAGCAGGAGAATAAGTATGTACTTCTTTTTGGAACTCTTCTTTTGCTAAAAGGGCTTCATGTAAACCACTTGCACAACATCCATAAAGATATTTTCTACAAAGTTCAAAACTAGCTTTTAAAGCAAAACCTTTTAAAGCTAGTAAAATTTTTACGTCTGCTTCTTCTTGCACTTTTTTAAGTAGTTTTAGATTTCTTTCTAGAAGCTCCTCCTCGCAAATAAATGCGGGAGAAGGTAATTTGTTTATGTCAGTTATTTTTTCAGTATTTGTCATTTTATTATACGTCTAATTCAAGGATTTTCCAAGGAAGTCCTTGAGTCATTAACTCATCCATAAATGGTTTTGCATCAAACTCTTCAATATTAAATACACCAGTTCCATCCCAAATACCTTTATAAAGCATTTTAGAACCAATCATTGCTGGAACTCCTGTTGTATAAGAAACAGCTTGTGCTCCCGTCTCTTTATAACACTCTTGGTGGTCACAAATATTATAGATATAGATTTTCTTTTTCTTTCCATCTTTAATACCTTCAATAATACAACCAATATTAGTAAGACCTACTGTTCTTGGTCCTAAAGATGCTGGATCTGGTAATAAAGTTTTTAAGAACTCAATTGGAATAATTTTTTGACCTTGGTGTTCAACTGGCTCAATTCCTAACATACCTACATTTTGTAAACAATTCATGTGTTGAATATAAGCATCTCCAAAAGTCATAAAGAATCTAATTCTTTTTAAACCTTTAATATTTTTAGATAAAGACTCTAACTCTTCATGGTATAAAAGGTATGAAGGTTTAACTCCAACTTCTGGATAATCATGGTCTACTCTAATCTCTAAAGGTTTTGTTTCAATCCACTCACCATTTTCCCAATATCTACCATTTGCAGATACTTCTCTTAAGTTGATTTCTGGATTAAAGTTTGTAGCAAAAGCGTATCCATGATCACCAGCATTACAATCCATAATATCTATATAATGAATTTCATCAAATAAGTTTTGTTGAGCATAAGCACAAAATACACCTGTTACACCTGGGTCAAAACCTGAACCTAAAAGTGCTTTGATACCAGCTTTTTTAAACTGTTCATCTCTTGCCCATTGCTCTTTATATTCAAATTTTGCTTCATCTGGGTGTTCATAGTTTGCAGTATCCACATAATCAACACCTACTTCCGTACAAGCATCCATAATTGTTAAATCTTGATAAGGTAACGCAACATTTAAAACAAGCTTTGGATTAACCTCTTTAATTAAACTTACTAATTGAGGAATATCATCAGCATCAACTTGTGCAGTTTCAATCTCTACTCCAAGTCTCTCTTTAATATCCATTGCTATTGAATCACATCTTTTAAGTGTTCTTGACGCTAATGTAATCTTTTCAAATGTATCAATATTCATAGCACACTTAACTGTAGCAACTCTACTTACTCCACCTGCACCAATGATTAAAATACCTTTTTTCATCTATCTTGCTCCATATTTTTAAATTGAATATTTGCTTTTTTTACAGCATAAATCATTGCATCACAAATTTTATTTAACTCTTCATTAGTAATTGTGTATGCAACAATCGAATAAATTAATTTTCCAAATGGTCTTATCCATACCCCTTGATTTACACATTCATCTTGAATAAATTGTGCAAAATCAGGATTATTTAACTCAACTACACCAATTGCACCAATTGTTCTAATATCTTTTACTATCTCAATACCTTCTAAAGAAGATAGTTTTTCACTAAATATCTTATTTATATTAGAAACTTTTTCTTGCCAATTTGATTCTAAAAGAAGATCAATACTTGCATTTGCAACACTACAAGCTAAGGCATTACCCATAAAAGTAGGACCGTGCATAAGTACACCAATCTCTGAATTTGAAATTGTATCACTTATTTGCTTTGTTGTACACATTGCAGCTAATGTCATCATACCACCAGTTAAACATTTACCAATAGTTAAAATATCAGGTATAACTTCTGCATATTCACAAGCCCACATTTTTCCTGTGTGTCCAAACCCAGTTGCTATCTCATCAGCAATAAAAATTATATCATATTTAGTACATAATTCTCGAACCCTTTTTAGATAGTCAGGTTTATGAATTTTCATACCACCTGCACCTTGAACTACTGGTTCTAAAATTACACCCGCTACTTCTTTATGATGTTTTATTATA
This sequence is a window from Halarcobacter bivalviorum. Protein-coding genes within it:
- the ppk2 gene encoding polyphosphate kinase 2 gives rise to the protein MGQDRKIINEEFKDEEEIDTHRSEKHKPNNFSRKREELRTRGKKVQIWVKKETLEYQKELTKLQIELLKFQNHVKDQGLKVLMLFEGRDAAGKGGTIKRITEHLNPRGARVVALEKPSDVEKTQWYFQRYTKHLPSAGEIVLFDRSWYNRAGVEPVMSFCTPEEHHEFLREVPEFEQMLVKSGIILLKFYFSVSKKEQARRFKKREIDPLKQYKLSPVDKESQKLWDKYTVAKFSMLMSSNTDHAPWTIIRSDNKKRARINCIKHILSMVDYPNKIDSHEIIMDSEILVSGTKELEHMEQKNKFAKA
- the nspC gene encoding carboxynorspermidine decarboxylase codes for the protein MTNTEKITDINKLPSPAFICEEELLERNLKLLKKVQEEADVKILLALKGFALKASFELCRKYLYGCCASGLHEALLAKEEFQKEVHTYSPAFKDEEIDEIIDISNHLVFNSFSQLERYGKKAYGKTSIGLRVNPEYSSVEVDLYNPCGAFSRLGITKKNFQADKLELIEGLHFHALCEQNVDALEGALANFEKNFGEYLVGMKWVNFGGGHHITRADYDVEGLIKLLKEFKLRYPHLEVYLEPGEAVGWQTGYLMATVLDIVENGMQIAILDTSAEAHMPDTLAMPYRAEIRNSGLANEKKYTYRLGGNTCLAGDIIGDYSFDEPLKVGDKIILEDMIHYTMVKTTTFNGIKLPSIIIKDNKDCYQIVNNFGYNAYKSRL
- a CDS encoding saccharopine dehydrogenase family protein — protein: MKKGILIIGAGGVSRVATVKCAMNIDTFEKITLASRTLKRCDSIAMDIKERLGVEIETAQVDADDIPQLVSLIKEVNPKLVLNVALPYQDLTIMDACTEVGVDYVDTANYEHPDEAKFEYKEQWARDEQFKKAGIKALLGSGFDPGVTGVFCAYAQQNLFDEIHYIDIMDCNAGDHGYAFATNFNPEINLREVSANGRYWENGEWIETKPLEIRVDHDYPEVGVKPSYLLYHEELESLSKNIKGLKRIRFFMTFGDAYIQHMNCLQNVGMLGIEPVEHQGQKIIPIEFLKTLLPDPASLGPRTVGLTNIGCIIEGIKDGKKKKIYIYNICDHQECYKETGAQAVSYTTGVPAMIGSKMLYKGIWDGTGVFNIEEFDAKPFMDELMTQGLPWKILELDV
- the bioA gene encoding adenosylmethionine--8-amino-7-oxononanoate transaminase; translated protein: MNYIELDKKHTWHPYNSLPTKTKILAVKKTFAQTIVLEDGTELVDAMSSWWSAIHGYNNPKLIEALEKQANIMPHVMFGGLTHEPAAVLCEKLAKLTNLPSIFLADSGSVSVEVALKTAILYQKAKGKNVNKFIALENAYHGDTLGCMGVCDPNNSMHSLYGEYLPNNIFTSVENIEQAIIKHHKEVAGVILEPVVQGAGGMKIHKPDYLKRVRELCTKYDIIFIADEIATGFGHTGKMWACEYAEVIPDILTIGKCLTGGMMTLAAMCTTKQISDTISNSEIGVLMHGPTFMGNALACSVANASIDLLLESNWQEKVSNINKIFSEKLSSLEGIEIVKDIRTIGAIGVVELNNPDFAQFIQDECVNQGVWIRPFGKLIYSIVAYTITNEELNKICDAMIYAVKKANIQFKNMEQDR